The following coding sequences are from one Psychrobacter sp. AH5 window:
- the serS gene encoding serine--tRNA ligase, giving the protein MIDPKLLRGDLTDLQQQLATRGYELDIAFWQTIEAERKSLQVKTEDLQSRRNAGAKQVGALKKSGEDATGLLNEMQSISSEIKTAEDELRTLQERINTAALQIPNLPASDVPVGASEEDNVEVRRWGTPRAFDFEIKDHTHIGETLGMLDFEAAAKLTGSRFNVLKGQLAQLHRALIQFMLNTHTIKYGYTETYVPYIVNSESLKGTGQLPKFEDDLFKLTNHTNNDGTDFYLIPTAEVPMTNLVRGERLDIKELPLKFTAHTPCFRSEAGSHGRDTRGLIRQHQFEKVEMVNIATSEQSDELLEAMTAQAEYILQQLNLPYRTVKLCTGDMGFAAQKTYDIEVWLPSQDTYREISSCSNCGDFQARRMGTRVKDGKQTSLAHTLNGSGLAVGRTLLAVMENHQNADGSITIPEVLRPFMGNATTITV; this is encoded by the coding sequence ATGATTGACCCAAAACTTTTACGCGGCGACTTAACCGATCTACAGCAGCAATTGGCCACTCGTGGCTATGAGCTGGATATAGCATTTTGGCAAACCATTGAGGCTGAGCGTAAATCATTACAAGTCAAAACTGAGGATTTGCAATCGCGTCGTAATGCGGGCGCCAAACAAGTCGGCGCGCTTAAAAAATCAGGCGAAGATGCTACTGGGTTATTGAACGAGATGCAAAGTATCAGCAGTGAGATAAAAACGGCGGAAGATGAGCTGCGCACTTTGCAAGAGCGTATCAATACGGCAGCGCTACAGATTCCAAATCTTCCGGCAAGCGATGTGCCAGTAGGAGCCTCAGAAGAGGATAATGTCGAAGTGCGCCGTTGGGGTACGCCGCGCGCCTTTGATTTTGAGATAAAAGACCATACTCATATTGGCGAAACCTTAGGCATGCTTGATTTTGAAGCCGCTGCAAAATTAACCGGTAGCCGCTTTAATGTGTTAAAGGGTCAATTGGCACAGCTACATCGCGCACTCATTCAGTTTATGCTCAATACTCATACCATAAAGTATGGCTATACTGAGACTTATGTGCCCTATATCGTCAATAGTGAGAGTCTAAAAGGTACCGGACAGCTACCAAAGTTTGAAGATGATTTATTCAAATTGACTAATCATACCAATAACGACGGCACTGATTTTTATTTGATTCCGACTGCCGAAGTACCGATGACTAATCTGGTACGTGGTGAGCGTTTAGATATCAAAGAGCTGCCACTTAAGTTCACCGCGCATACGCCGTGTTTTCGTAGTGAAGCGGGCTCGCATGGTCGTGATACGCGCGGTCTGATTCGCCAGCATCAGTTTGAAAAAGTCGAGATGGTCAATATTGCCACTAGCGAGCAATCGGATGAATTACTTGAGGCAATGACGGCGCAGGCAGAATACATCTTGCAGCAGCTCAATCTGCCTTATCGTACTGTCAAGTTATGTACTGGCGATATGGGCTTTGCCGCGCAAAAGACTTATGACATCGAAGTATGGCTACCAAGCCAAGACACTTATCGTGAGATCTCTAGCTGCTCAAACTGTGGTGATTTCCAAGCGCGCCGTATGGGTACGCGGGTCAAAGACGGTAAACAAACTAGCCTCGCGCATACCTTAAATGGTTCAGGTTTAGCCGTTGGTCGTACTTTACTTGCGGTGATGGAAAACCATCAAAACGCAGACGGTAGTATCACTATTCCTGAGGTATTACGTCCATTTATGGGCAATGCCACAACGATTACAGTTTAA
- the tkt gene encoding transketolase has protein sequence MSTPINERKLANAIRVLSFDAVQKANSGHPGAPMGMADIAEVLWRKFLKHNPADPNWHNRDRFVLSNGHGSMLIYSLLHLSGYDVSVDDLKGFRQLHSKTPGHPELGYTPGVETTTGPLGQGIANAVGFAIAEKTLAAQFNRDGYKVIDHHTYAFLGDGCLMEGISHEVCSLAGTLELGKLVFFYDDNGISIDGEVEGWFTDDTQLRFESYGWQVIKVDGHDTDAITKATEQAINETSKPSLIICKTIIGVGSPNKQGKASSHGAPLGDDEIALTRDELAWKHAPFELDDEIYEAWDGKAKGDVMQKNWEANFEAYEKAYPELASELKRRLEGELPADFETQAKDYIQQTQEQGDDVASRKASQNAINTLQPLLPELMGGSADLAGSNLTLFKDAKGIETDADGNYIYYGVREFGMTAIANGIALHGGFIPYVATFLMFMEYARNAVRMGALMRQRIIHVYTHDSIGLGEDGPTHQPIEQLTSLRTTPNLRTWRPCDATESATAWVEAIKSANNPSALIFSRQSLPHQARVSEQVANITKGGYVLAKEQGELQAIIIATGSEVGLAMQAHQTLSENGVGVRVVSMPCAEIFMEQDSDYRESVLPVNIRARVAVEAAHVDYWYKFVGLDGKVIGMTTYGESAPAEDLYKEFGITSDAVVEAVQSLV, from the coding sequence ATGTCAACCCCAATTAATGAACGCAAACTTGCTAATGCCATCCGCGTTTTATCTTTTGATGCGGTACAAAAAGCTAATTCTGGACATCCGGGTGCCCCAATGGGTATGGCTGATATCGCTGAGGTATTATGGCGCAAATTTCTAAAACATAATCCAGCTGATCCTAACTGGCATAACCGTGATCGCTTTGTACTATCGAATGGTCATGGCTCAATGCTGATTTATTCACTGCTGCATTTATCAGGTTATGACGTCAGTGTTGACGATCTAAAAGGCTTTCGCCAGCTGCATTCTAAAACTCCCGGCCATCCAGAGCTTGGCTACACGCCAGGGGTTGAGACTACGACTGGCCCGCTAGGTCAAGGTATCGCTAATGCGGTCGGTTTTGCTATCGCTGAAAAAACTCTTGCCGCACAATTCAACCGTGACGGCTATAAAGTCATCGACCATCATACCTATGCGTTCTTGGGCGATGGCTGCTTGATGGAAGGCATCAGCCATGAAGTGTGCTCATTGGCTGGTACTTTGGAATTAGGCAAGCTAGTGTTCTTTTATGATGACAATGGCATCTCCATTGATGGTGAGGTTGAAGGTTGGTTCACCGATGATACACAATTGCGCTTTGAGTCTTACGGCTGGCAAGTCATCAAAGTCGATGGCCATGATACGGACGCTATTACCAAAGCGACTGAGCAAGCAATCAATGAAACTAGCAAGCCAAGCTTAATTATTTGTAAAACCATCATCGGCGTCGGTAGTCCAAATAAGCAAGGCAAAGCCTCAAGCCATGGTGCACCTCTTGGAGATGATGAGATCGCCTTAACTCGTGATGAGCTGGCATGGAAGCACGCGCCATTTGAATTAGATGATGAGATCTATGAAGCATGGGACGGTAAAGCCAAAGGCGATGTCATGCAAAAGAACTGGGAAGCCAACTTTGAAGCTTACGAAAAGGCTTATCCAGAGCTAGCAAGTGAGCTAAAGCGCCGTTTAGAAGGCGAGCTACCAGCCGACTTTGAGACTCAAGCAAAAGACTACATCCAGCAAACCCAAGAGCAAGGCGATGATGTCGCGAGCCGTAAAGCCAGTCAAAATGCCATTAATACCTTGCAGCCATTATTGCCAGAGCTTATGGGCGGTTCAGCGGATTTAGCCGGCTCCAATCTCACGCTTTTTAAAGATGCTAAAGGCATTGAGACTGACGCTGACGGTAACTACATCTATTATGGCGTACGCGAGTTCGGTATGACTGCTATCGCCAATGGTATCGCGCTACATGGCGGCTTCATCCCTTATGTCGCCACTTTCCTGATGTTTATGGAATATGCGCGTAACGCCGTACGCATGGGCGCATTGATGCGTCAGCGTATCATCCATGTCTATACCCATGACTCTATTGGCCTTGGCGAAGATGGCCCAACCCATCAGCCTATCGAGCAATTAACGAGCCTGCGTACCACACCGAATCTGCGTACCTGGCGTCCGTGTGATGCAACCGAATCCGCTACGGCTTGGGTAGAAGCAATTAAGTCTGCTAATAATCCATCGGCACTGATCTTTAGCCGTCAAAGCCTGCCACATCAGGCCCGTGTCAGCGAGCAAGTCGCTAATATCACCAAAGGCGGTTATGTATTGGCTAAAGAGCAAGGCGAGCTACAAGCAATTATCATCGCGACGGGTTCAGAAGTGGGTCTGGCGATGCAAGCACATCAAACGCTTAGCGAAAATGGCGTAGGCGTTCGTGTGGTTTCTATGCCTTGCGCTGAGATTTTTATGGAGCAAGATAGCGATTATCGCGAGTCGGTATTGCCTGTTAATATTCGCGCCCGCGTCGCTGTGGAAGCCGCGCATGTGGACTACTGGTATAAGTTTGTCGGTCTTGATGGCAAAGTCATCGGCATGACCACTTATGGCGAGTCTGCGCCTGCTGAGGACTTGTATAAAGAGTTTGGTATTACAAGCGACGCGGTGGTCGAGGCTGTGCAGAGTTTAGTTTAG